The following are encoded together in the Acinetobacter radioresistens DSM 6976 = NBRC 102413 = CIP 103788 genome:
- a CDS encoding carbonic anhydrase: MLTAQEALERLKQGNQRFVKGETTHPKLLSHQERAEMAEDQNPFAIILGCSDSRVPAEMVFDQGLGDLFVIRVAGNIVAPSQVGSVEFAAERYDCAVVVVLGHSHCGAIQATINALNNPDQEPSMNLMSIVNRVRPSVEILMQTELKNDVKKLSKHAVRSNVFASVNQLRHGSAVLESLIAKGKMIVVGAEYSLETGEVEFLDF, encoded by the coding sequence ATGCTAACTGCCCAAGAAGCTTTAGAACGCCTCAAACAGGGAAATCAACGTTTTGTGAAGGGAGAGACGACTCACCCCAAGCTTCTGTCACATCAGGAACGTGCAGAGATGGCAGAAGACCAGAATCCGTTCGCCATTATTCTGGGCTGTTCTGACTCACGTGTTCCGGCAGAAATGGTATTCGATCAGGGCCTCGGTGACCTGTTTGTTATTCGTGTAGCTGGTAATATTGTTGCACCTTCGCAGGTAGGAAGTGTCGAATTTGCTGCAGAGCGTTATGACTGTGCTGTAGTTGTGGTACTAGGCCACAGTCATTGTGGTGCAATTCAGGCCACTATTAATGCTCTGAATAATCCGGATCAGGAACCTTCCATGAACCTGATGTCAATTGTGAACCGTGTACGGCCTTCAGTTGAAATCCTGATGCAGACCGAACTTAAAAATGATGTTAAGAAACTGTCCAAGCATGCAGTACGTTCTAACGTGTTCGCATCAGTTAACCAGTTGCGTCATGGTTCAGCCGTACTGGAAAGCCTGATTGCTAAAGGTAAGATGATTGTTGTAGGGGCAGAATATTCACTCGAGACAGGTGAAGTAGAGTTTTTGGATTTCTAA
- a CDS encoding alpha/beta fold hydrolase → MTGSSMQRTFKFSSTVAMILLGSCLSILSPTAIAQNEELQKEFQQALQEERSWAGLRSKTLKVGEVTWSYSEGGPVDKPTLLLLHGLSGSRDNWNRLAHYLTPHYHVVIPDLPTGGETRTPADFDMSVPHITEQLRRFVEAANIPNQVHLAGHSLGGAIAMLYAAQYPFETQSLFLVSSGGVFRNAKTPYLHNPAYLKQLVVSKPGDFNYLLKTVMQNPPFLPRRYKQAQEQIMIAQAPQTAKMVDQLVALNRTYTPQSFALLARTIDAPSLIIWGKQDRIINVEVAEELKTLLKHAEPPVILDQVGHMPIMEAEQLVIQHYLPFLAKTRNLKKPLNTQPTQP, encoded by the coding sequence ATGACAGGCTCAAGCATGCAGCGTACTTTTAAATTTTCCTCTACAGTTGCCATGATTTTGCTCGGAAGCTGTTTAAGTATATTAAGTCCAACTGCAATTGCCCAAAATGAAGAATTACAGAAAGAATTTCAGCAGGCCTTACAGGAAGAACGGAGCTGGGCCGGGCTACGCAGTAAAACCCTGAAAGTCGGTGAAGTGACCTGGTCCTACAGTGAAGGCGGACCGGTTGACAAGCCCACGCTACTCCTCCTGCACGGTCTTTCCGGAAGCCGTGACAACTGGAACCGGCTGGCTCATTATTTAACGCCGCATTATCATGTGGTCATTCCAGATTTGCCTACAGGAGGTGAAACCCGGACCCCAGCAGATTTTGATATGTCTGTTCCGCACATTACCGAGCAGTTACGCCGTTTTGTCGAGGCAGCTAATATTCCAAACCAGGTGCATCTTGCTGGGCATTCATTGGGTGGTGCAATTGCCATGCTATATGCAGCCCAATATCCTTTTGAAACCCAGAGCCTATTTTTGGTCAGTAGTGGTGGCGTATTTCGAAATGCCAAAACGCCTTATCTGCATAATCCGGCTTACCTTAAACAGCTGGTGGTTTCTAAACCTGGAGATTTTAACTATCTGCTCAAAACTGTAATGCAGAACCCTCCCTTCTTGCCACGCCGTTACAAGCAGGCGCAAGAACAGATCATGATTGCTCAGGCACCACAAACAGCAAAAATGGTAGACCAGCTGGTGGCTTTAAATCGTACCTATACACCGCAGTCTTTTGCACTCTTAGCCCGAACTATTGATGCACCGAGTTTGATTATTTGGGGTAAGCAGGACAGAATCATTAATGTTGAGGTTGCCGAAGAGTTAAAAACACTATTAAAACACGCGGAACCGCCCGTAATTCTGGACCAGGTCGGCCATATGCCCATCATGGAGGCAGAACAGCTAGTCATCCAGCACTACCTGCCTTTTCTGGCGAAGACCCGGAATCTGAAAAAACCGTTAAATACTCAGCCCACTCAACCTTAG
- a CDS encoding TonB-dependent siderophore receptor has translation MSNRMMKSVLTVSILSAMLSVANAAETDKAQQQENESQPQDAVKLETMVLTAEEQVKQSLGVSIITEEDLDKLPVTNDISEYVRRMPGVNLTGNSATGQRGNNRQIDIRGMGPENTLILIDGKPVNSRNSVRYGWRGERDTRGDSNWVPVNAIESIEVLRGPAAARYGSGAMGGVVNIKTKKVTNQLHGSIETYTNQPENSKEGDTNRISVNLSGPIIQDILSYRIYGNYNKTDNDAPDINPVVGSNGYRAAGREGVENKDINARLAWKMTDHQHLFFDIGSGRQGNLYAGDSQNSNLDPTTNDILSQLFGKETNTLYRDNYALTHEGEWSWGDSKLIAQFDRTKNKRLPEGTAGASEGRINSLEDRVTSTLDTLRFNGEVTVPFELYVPQNLTIGAEWVEDDFSDQENTKQGDGSYSENLTTGDRSKMKSRIASGYLENNMKITDATDMVVGIRFDDHNRSGSNWSPSLNLSHKLGDYFTLKGGIAKAYKAPNLYQNAEGYLLGTRGNGCPIGLSQCVLQGNANLKPETSINKEIGFEFQKDIVNASLAWFRNDYEDKITSGDEVTQQVVIGDTTYNVLQWTNIPKALIQGLEGSISLDWGNVTWTNNFTYMTDSVNKKTGNPLSVVPNYTINSIFNYDITDAWDVNFVYTQYGRQKPRQYKETSLEDKQGIITESVKSYGLAGINTGYKFNDNFSGRIGISNLFDEQKLRDNTVNQTYNEPGRAYYASLKYEF, from the coding sequence ATGTCTAACCGTATGATGAAGTCTGTACTTACCGTTTCGATTCTCTCAGCTATGTTATCTGTAGCCAATGCAGCTGAAACAGACAAGGCTCAGCAGCAGGAAAATGAGAGCCAGCCACAGGATGCTGTCAAATTAGAAACTATGGTTCTTACCGCAGAAGAGCAGGTAAAACAGTCTTTGGGCGTTTCTATCATTACAGAAGAAGATTTAGATAAGTTACCCGTAACCAATGATATCTCGGAATATGTACGTCGTATGCCAGGTGTAAACTTAACCGGTAACAGTGCTACTGGCCAACGTGGCAATAACCGTCAGATCGATATTCGCGGAATGGGTCCTGAAAACACCTTAATTCTGATCGATGGCAAGCCGGTAAATTCACGTAATTCTGTACGTTATGGCTGGCGAGGTGAACGTGATACGCGAGGTGATTCTAACTGGGTACCAGTCAATGCAATCGAGTCAATAGAAGTATTGCGAGGTCCTGCTGCTGCCCGTTACGGTTCTGGCGCTATGGGAGGCGTGGTCAATATTAAAACTAAAAAAGTGACCAATCAATTACATGGTTCTATTGAAACTTATACCAACCAGCCAGAAAATAGTAAAGAAGGTGATACTAATCGTATAAGTGTCAATTTGAGTGGACCGATTATTCAGGATATTCTGTCTTATCGAATTTATGGAAATTATAATAAAACTGATAATGATGCGCCAGACATCAATCCTGTGGTGGGGTCAAACGGTTATCGTGCCGCAGGTCGTGAAGGGGTAGAAAATAAAGATATTAATGCCCGCTTGGCCTGGAAAATGACTGATCATCAACATTTGTTTTTTGATATAGGTTCGGGACGGCAGGGTAACCTGTATGCAGGTGATTCACAGAACAGTAATCTCGACCCGACTACTAATGACATCTTGTCTCAATTATTTGGTAAAGAAACTAATACGTTGTATCGCGATAACTATGCTCTGACTCATGAAGGAGAATGGAGTTGGGGTGATAGCAAGCTTATTGCTCAATTTGACCGTACCAAAAACAAGCGACTACCCGAAGGAACAGCAGGAGCAAGTGAAGGCCGTATTAACAGTCTGGAAGACCGGGTGACTTCTACCCTCGATACATTGCGTTTTAATGGAGAAGTCACCGTCCCTTTTGAACTGTATGTCCCGCAAAACCTGACGATAGGTGCTGAATGGGTTGAAGATGATTTTAGCGATCAGGAAAATACCAAGCAGGGTGATGGCTCTTATAGTGAAAATTTAACTACGGGAGACCGTAGCAAGATGAAGTCGCGCATAGCTTCTGGATATCTTGAAAACAATATGAAAATTACTGATGCTACAGATATGGTGGTCGGTATACGTTTCGATGACCATAACCGGTCAGGTTCCAATTGGAGCCCAAGTTTAAACCTCAGCCACAAACTGGGTGATTACTTCACTTTAAAAGGTGGTATTGCCAAAGCCTATAAGGCACCAAACCTTTATCAAAATGCGGAAGGATATTTGCTGGGTACAAGAGGAAATGGCTGTCCGATTGGTCTGAGTCAGTGTGTACTACAAGGAAATGCCAATCTAAAACCTGAAACTTCAATCAATAAAGAGATTGGTTTCGAATTTCAGAAAGATATTGTAAATGCCAGCCTGGCATGGTTCCGTAATGATTATGAAGACAAAATTACTTCTGGAGATGAAGTAACGCAGCAGGTAGTTATTGGGGATACAACCTATAATGTATTGCAATGGACTAATATTCCTAAAGCACTTATTCAAGGTCTTGAAGGAAGTATCAGTCTGGATTGGGGGAATGTAACCTGGACTAACAACTTTACTTACATGACTGACTCGGTAAACAAAAAGACAGGAAATCCTCTCTCGGTGGTGCCAAATTATACAATTAACTCTATTTTCAATTACGACATTACTGATGCATGGGATGTAAATTTTGTTTATACCCAGTATGGCCGTCAAAAACCGCGCCAATATAAAGAAACTTCGCTTGAAGATAAACAGGGTATAATTACTGAGAGTGTTAAAAGTTATGGTCTGGCCGGTATCAATACAGGCTATAAATTTAATGACAATTTCAGTGGCCGGATTGGTATTAGCAACCTGTTTGATGAGCAAAAACTGCGTGACAATACAGTAAATCAGACTTATAACGAACCTGGCCGTGCATATTATGCAAGCTTGAAGTACGAATTCTAA
- the nfuA gene encoding Fe-S biogenesis protein NfuA yields MSTETNSTAVAEEIPNLLITPNAQEYLHDLLEKQNTPGIGVRIFVENPGTPRAECCMAYSAPEEIIPTDYKQDYPDFSAFIDAPSIPYLRDAVIDYNKDRFGGQLTFRAPNSKVPRVGPDASIEERITYVLQSEINPGLAGHGGNCALVEVVEDEEHGLTAVLKFGGGCQGCSAIDVTLKQGVETTLKQHIPELSRVVDQTDHSQAEGAYFK; encoded by the coding sequence CCAAATGCACAAGAGTATTTGCATGATTTGCTAGAAAAGCAGAATACTCCGGGAATTGGTGTTCGTATTTTTGTAGAAAATCCGGGAACACCACGTGCTGAATGCTGTATGGCGTATAGTGCTCCGGAAGAGATTATTCCTACTGACTACAAACAGGATTATCCAGATTTTTCCGCATTTATCGATGCCCCGTCTATTCCATATCTACGTGATGCGGTTATTGACTACAATAAAGACCGTTTCGGCGGGCAGCTGACATTCCGTGCTCCAAACTCTAAAGTACCACGTGTCGGTCCAGATGCGTCAATCGAAGAGCGTATTACCTATGTACTCCAGTCAGAGATTAATCCGGGACTGGCAGGACATGGCGGTAACTGTGCCTTGGTGGAAGTGGTAGAAGATGAAGAACATGGCCTAACAGCTGTACTTAAATTCGGTGGAGGCTGCCAGGGCTGTTCAGCAATTGACGTAACCCTAAAACAGGGAGTAGAAACCACATTGAAACAGCATATTCCCGAGTTGTCACGCGTAGTCGACCAGACTGACCATAGTCAGGCGGAAGGCGCTTACTTTAAGTAA